A genomic window from Sporosarcina sp. Marseille-Q4063 includes:
- a CDS encoding Spo0E family sporulation regulatory protein-aspartic acid phosphatase: protein MHKNYMEERGTMRKKILLGRIKLKQKDMYMKAENLGFTHPSVIRCSQELDTLLNRYQGLKAM from the coding sequence ATGCATAAAAATTATATGGAGGAAAGAGGAACTATGAGAAAAAAAATATTGTTAGGACGAATTAAGTTGAAACAAAAAGATATGTATATGAAAGCAGAAAATCTCGGCTTCACTCACCCTAGCGTCATCAGATGCAGCCAAGAGTTAGATACATTACTGAATAGGTACCAAGGATTAAAAGCTATGTGA
- the yabP gene encoding sporulation protein YabP has protein sequence MHIQTDSPTYTIPSGDHVVTMRNRKRMDLTSVKSIDRFDHEEFLVRTSQGLLQIRGEELRIVHLDVDKGLLTLEGTVGLIQYDEEESESRNFLHKLFG, from the coding sequence ATGCATATTCAAACAGACAGTCCAACGTATACAATTCCATCAGGTGATCATGTTGTAACAATGCGCAATCGAAAAAGAATGGACTTAACCTCGGTAAAGTCAATCGACCGTTTCGACCATGAAGAATTTCTCGTTCGAACATCTCAAGGGCTCTTGCAAATACGCGGAGAGGAACTGCGCATTGTACACCTCGATGTCGACAAAGGCCTTCTTACGTTGGAGGGAACAGTTGGCCTCATTCAATACGATGAAGAAGAATCAGAATCGCGGAATTTCCTCCATAAATTATTTGGATGA
- a CDS encoding ABC transporter ATP-binding protein, with translation MHTAIKTDNLSIGYQDHLLFENLNLSIPRGEITVFVGSNGCGKSTLLRSIARLLKPVDGSVLLEGKDIHSMSSRNVAKKMGILPQGPVSPEGITVHDLVKQGRYPHQSWLTRWTEEDTKKTEAAMAATRISDLRDQALDTLSGGQRQRAWIAMTLAQDTDVILLDEPTTYLDMTHQIEILDLLFELNEQKNRTIVMVLHDLNLASRYAHNIVAIKDGGVYAQGKPEAIISCDLVRAVFGMECQVSKDPLFGTPHCVPYGRGRCIVPELRNNTGA, from the coding sequence ATGCACACTGCAATTAAAACTGATAATCTATCAATCGGTTATCAAGATCATCTGCTCTTCGAAAATTTGAACTTGTCGATTCCGCGAGGTGAAATTACTGTCTTCGTCGGAAGTAACGGGTGTGGTAAATCAACACTTCTCCGTTCGATAGCCCGACTTTTGAAACCTGTAGACGGATCTGTTTTGCTTGAAGGGAAGGATATCCACTCGATGTCCTCTCGCAATGTCGCGAAAAAAATGGGGATTCTTCCGCAGGGACCTGTATCGCCGGAAGGGATTACTGTCCACGATCTTGTGAAACAGGGGCGTTACCCGCACCAATCATGGCTGACGAGATGGACAGAAGAAGATACGAAAAAAACCGAAGCCGCAATGGCAGCAACACGGATTAGTGATCTTCGCGACCAAGCGCTTGACACGCTATCGGGCGGCCAACGTCAGCGTGCATGGATTGCGATGACACTTGCTCAAGATACGGATGTCATTTTGCTTGATGAACCGACGACTTACCTCGACATGACCCACCAAATTGAAATTTTGGATTTGCTGTTTGAGTTGAACGAACAAAAAAACCGGACAATTGTCATGGTCTTGCATGATTTGAATTTAGCCTCTCGGTACGCGCATAATATCGTTGCCATTAAAGATGGCGGCGTATATGCACAAGGAAAACCCGAAGCGATTATTAGCTGCGATTTGGTGCGTGCTGTTTTCGGGATGGAGTGCCAGGTTTCAAAGGATCCCCTGTTTGGGACACCGCATTGTGTTCCTTATGGTCGCGGTCGATGCATCGTACCTGAACTGAGGAACAACACAGGTGCTTAA
- the mazG gene encoding nucleoside triphosphate pyrophosphohydrolase, translating to MHQLTIIGLGAGDLDQLSLGVYRKLKNANFVIARTDQHPAVAELKAEGIKISSFDEIYEKHDSFQLVYEEIVEELLKLCAEQPITYVVPGHPLVAEKTIQLLVEKEREGIVKLDIAGGNSFLDPIFAALRIDPIEGFQLLDGTDMKRDEVNMSQHILIGQVYDAFVASEVKLSLMEKYDYEHPITIVTAAGSVNEKLRTVPLFELDRATEIDNLTTVYVPPVDEMEKRLKEWSTFREIITKLRAPDGCPWDREQTHESLKKYLIEEAHELLEAINNEDDDGVIEELGDVLLQVFLHAQIGEDDGYFSMEDVLQAVGSKMIRRHPHVFGDKNVVNSEEVLQNWQEIKKQEKPQAESLLDDQKSYSSSLLTSMNYQKEAAKVGFDWPDINGAFKKFEEEWQEFRTEIKNGTKSSQTDELGDVLFTLVNLARFLKLSPEEAMIHANQKFKSRFNFVEKSVLEDSRNFADYTLDELESFWQLAKKEEDNNDEDR from the coding sequence ATGCACCAGCTAACCATAATCGGTCTTGGCGCCGGGGATCTTGATCAATTATCACTAGGAGTTTATCGGAAATTAAAGAATGCAAATTTTGTCATAGCACGGACGGATCAACATCCTGCTGTTGCAGAATTAAAAGCAGAAGGAATTAAGATTTCAAGTTTCGATGAAATTTATGAAAAGCACGACTCATTTCAACTCGTCTATGAGGAAATTGTTGAAGAACTTCTAAAACTCTGTGCCGAGCAACCAATAACGTATGTGGTGCCGGGTCATCCGCTTGTGGCAGAAAAAACAATTCAACTTCTCGTGGAGAAAGAACGAGAAGGCATCGTCAAACTCGATATTGCAGGCGGAAACAGCTTTCTTGATCCAATTTTCGCAGCGCTTCGAATTGACCCGATTGAAGGGTTTCAACTGCTGGACGGTACGGATATGAAACGCGATGAGGTGAACATGTCGCAACATATTCTAATCGGGCAAGTGTATGATGCATTCGTCGCGTCAGAAGTGAAATTATCGCTTATGGAGAAGTATGACTACGAACATCCGATAACAATTGTCACGGCAGCAGGTTCCGTTAACGAAAAACTGCGAACTGTGCCTCTGTTTGAATTGGACCGAGCAACTGAAATCGACAATTTAACTACGGTGTATGTGCCACCTGTAGACGAAATGGAAAAAAGGTTGAAAGAATGGTCAACATTTAGGGAAATCATAACAAAATTGCGTGCGCCCGACGGTTGCCCCTGGGACCGTGAACAAACCCACGAATCATTAAAAAAGTATTTAATTGAAGAAGCACATGAACTTCTGGAAGCCATTAATAATGAGGACGATGATGGTGTTATTGAAGAACTTGGCGACGTTTTACTGCAAGTCTTTCTTCATGCGCAAATCGGAGAAGACGATGGCTATTTTTCAATGGAAGACGTCCTTCAAGCAGTCGGTTCAAAAATGATTCGTCGCCATCCCCATGTTTTTGGAGATAAAAATGTTGTGAATTCCGAGGAAGTGCTTCAAAATTGGCAGGAAATTAAAAAACAAGAGAAACCGCAGGCGGAATCATTGTTAGACGATCAAAAAAGCTATTCATCATCGCTATTGACGTCAATGAATTACCAAAAAGAAGCAGCAAAAGTCGGGTTTGATTGGCCGGATATTAACGGGGCATTTAAAAAATTCGAAGAAGAATGGCAAGAGTTTCGCACGGAAATAAAAAACGGGACTAAAAGTAGCCAAACCGATGAACTCGGCGACGTTCTTTTTACACTCGTTAATCTTGCAAGATTTTTAAAGCTATCACCAGAGGAAGCGATGATCCATGCAAATCAAAAATTCAAATCACGCTTCAACTTTGTAGAAAAAAGTGTACTTGAGGACAGCAGAAATTTTGCCGACTACACATTAGATGAACTCGAGTCGTTTTGGCAATTGGCGAAAAAGGAGGAAGATAATAATGATGAGGATAGATAA
- a CDS encoding peroxiredoxin — MKNFKVIGMIISVLIIVSMIVVTIKTNFSAKDTSSEMEEYPSGLIEDLPSDLVDENIDSESGLDKNERAPDFELTTLAGETVSLSDYKGKTVILNFWASWCPPCRVEMPFMENYYEENKDSENMEILAVNMTKTERGGGDKIEKVQGFVDEHELTFPILLDDAGEVVKLYQVMAYPTTYIINPDGIITDVVIRALDEELITELVNNSK; from the coding sequence TTGAAGAATTTTAAAGTTATAGGAATGATTATTTCGGTGTTAATTATTGTTTCTATGATTGTTGTAACAATAAAAACAAATTTTTCAGCTAAAGATACTTCAAGCGAGATGGAAGAGTATCCAAGCGGATTAATAGAAGATCTTCCAAGCGATCTGGTAGACGAAAATATAGATAGCGAGTCAGGCCTTGACAAAAATGAGCGAGCGCCGGACTTTGAACTGACTACATTAGCTGGTGAGACAGTGAGTTTATCAGATTATAAAGGGAAGACGGTAATCCTTAATTTTTGGGCATCCTGGTGTCCGCCCTGCAGGGTCGAAATGCCATTCATGGAGAATTACTATGAGGAAAATAAGGATTCCGAGAACATGGAAATACTTGCCGTAAATATGACGAAAACGGAGAGAGGCGGAGGCGATAAGATTGAAAAAGTTCAGGGGTTTGTCGACGAACATGAACTAACATTTCCAATCTTATTGGATGATGCCGGTGAAGTGGTGAAGTTATATCAGGTTATGGCCTATCCGACGACATATATAATAAACCCAGACGGAATCATAACTGATGTGGTGATACGCGCTTTGGATGAAGAATTAATTACGGAACTTGTGAACAACAGTAAATAA
- a CDS encoding polysaccharide biosynthesis protein, with translation MSSTSWNMKTFMKGASILTISAIIVKLLGAVYRVPFQNLVGDKGFYIYQQVYPFIGIFIVWTSYGFAVAVSKLLAESKSYGQSRAKMRIAFIYLLLLSISFFILLTVFAPFFARSMGDPGLVSLLRAGAYIVLLMPALAVLKGSFQSEGRMVPVAVSGVGEQAFRVVVILLGTWIAIRAGASLYTAGEIAMWGAVVGEFAGVVILALYFQRTFKGPLEQVDTWPVVKELTIISLSVSASSLILLLFQLVDSFTVFQILLSNGFLEETAMETKGVYDRGQPLVQMGILIASTLSLAIVPLIAHHTTKNKGKGALPFIRLTFRTAFLFGWAAAAGLALVLPFVNEMLFETRTGSMALIIFAVQIFWLSLILPLTAMLQGAGKVKVPALLLIGGLIVKIISNLILIPLYDINGAAIAGNIGFALITLGLVLYFKKVWPIRIAPVRFYGWVIAATVLMIMVVLPWMVLADSFIFDELPSRLGSTIIALTSVAMGAVVFLLVVMKSRIMGEREWYLLPFGKRLATLQLLLTKRKGE, from the coding sequence ATGTCTTCAACAAGTTGGAATATGAAAACATTCATGAAAGGCGCATCGATTCTCACGATATCCGCAATCATCGTCAAGTTGCTCGGCGCTGTCTACAGGGTTCCGTTTCAAAACCTTGTCGGTGATAAAGGGTTTTACATTTACCAGCAAGTGTATCCGTTTATCGGAATTTTTATCGTCTGGACATCATACGGTTTTGCGGTCGCCGTGTCTAAACTGCTCGCCGAAAGCAAAAGCTATGGCCAATCAAGAGCGAAGATGCGTATAGCATTTATATATTTACTACTATTATCGATATCTTTTTTTATACTACTAACTGTATTCGCTCCGTTTTTCGCCCGTTCAATGGGCGATCCGGGGCTCGTTTCTCTTCTTCGTGCGGGCGCATATATCGTTCTCTTAATGCCTGCTTTGGCCGTTCTTAAAGGATCGTTTCAATCGGAAGGTCGGATGGTGCCCGTTGCTGTATCAGGAGTCGGCGAGCAGGCATTCCGTGTCGTCGTAATTCTTTTGGGGACATGGATTGCGATACGAGCCGGAGCATCCTTATATACCGCAGGTGAAATCGCCATGTGGGGCGCGGTAGTTGGGGAGTTTGCCGGTGTCGTCATTCTTGCGCTTTATTTCCAAAGAACATTCAAAGGACCTTTAGAGCAAGTTGATACTTGGCCAGTCGTGAAAGAATTAACGATTATCAGTTTGAGCGTCAGCGCAAGTTCACTCATTTTGTTGTTATTTCAACTTGTCGATTCGTTTACAGTTTTTCAAATCCTATTATCAAATGGTTTCTTAGAAGAAACAGCTATGGAGACGAAAGGGGTTTATGACCGTGGACAACCTCTTGTGCAAATGGGAATTTTGATAGCCTCGACCCTGTCGCTAGCCATCGTTCCGCTCATCGCGCACCACACGACCAAGAATAAAGGGAAAGGAGCCTTGCCGTTTATCCGGCTAACTTTCCGGACGGCTTTTTTATTTGGTTGGGCAGCCGCCGCAGGATTGGCACTCGTCCTTCCGTTTGTGAATGAAATGCTATTCGAGACTCGTACGGGATCTATGGCGTTAATCATTTTTGCCGTGCAAATATTTTGGCTTTCATTAATTTTGCCGTTGACTGCGATGCTTCAAGGGGCTGGGAAAGTTAAAGTACCAGCGCTTCTTCTTATTGGCGGGCTTATTGTGAAAATTATTTCCAATCTCATACTCATCCCACTTTACGATATTAACGGGGCAGCGATTGCTGGAAATATCGGTTTTGCATTAATTACACTAGGACTCGTTCTTTATTTTAAAAAAGTCTGGCCAATCCGAATCGCTCCTGTTCGTTTCTATGGTTGGGTCATAGCCGCCACTGTGCTCATGATTATGGTTGTGTTACCCTGGATGGTACTAGCGGATTCATTTATATTCGACGAATTACCAAGCCGCTTAGGCTCAACGATTATCGCCCTTACATCTGTTGCGATGGGCGCGGTCGTTTTTCTCTTAGTCGTTATGAAATCGCGTATAATGGGAGAAAGAGAGTGGTACCTTCTTCCGTTTGGAAAACGTTTAGCTACACTGCAATTACTACTTACTAAAAGAAAAGGTGAATGA
- a CDS encoding RNA-binding S4 domain-containing protein, which translates to MRIDKFLKVSRLIRRRTLAKQVADQGRIEINGQVAKASSTVKEGDEVAIRFGQKIVTVKVEMIKNTTKKDEAESMYTLLEEKVVD; encoded by the coding sequence ATGAGGATAGATAAATTTCTTAAAGTTTCCCGGTTAATCAGACGAAGAACATTGGCTAAACAAGTTGCCGATCAAGGGAGAATTGAAATTAACGGTCAAGTCGCAAAAGCATCATCAACCGTAAAAGAAGGCGATGAAGTAGCCATTCGTTTCGGGCAAAAAATCGTCACGGTAAAAGTCGAGATGATTAAAAATACGACGAAAAAAGATGAAGCTGAATCGATGTATACTTTGTTAGAGGAAAAGGTAGTTGATTAA
- a CDS encoding ABC transporter substrate-binding protein: protein MKLKLKYLLILALAAVLLVACSSNKEEDKASTNQNTEESVTVTDINGKVTLDKPAIKVVALEWTYVEDLLAVGIQPVGVADIQEYHNWVNIDAKLNDDVTDVGGRQEPNLEAIAALEPDLIIGVKFRHESMLKELEGIAPTVIFNPYPEDESVDHYQEMIDTFNEIAKAVNKTDEAKKVLADLDAKYEEAKEKIAKADLKTKDVILTNAYTGPQAPEIRVMTPNSMTSQIIEKIGLKNVHVPDQYEMFGSSTFNVEGLTKYEDANYLYTVQAEDNIYENQLKENAVWKNLNFVKEDRLFNLGGDTWLYGGPLSAETLLNKIVDSMVTK, encoded by the coding sequence ATGAAGCTAAAATTGAAATATTTACTTATCTTAGCGCTAGCAGCTGTGCTTTTAGTCGCTTGTTCTTCAAATAAAGAAGAGGATAAAGCATCAACTAATCAGAATACGGAAGAAAGTGTGACAGTCACGGATATTAACGGAAAAGTGACGCTTGATAAACCTGCAATCAAAGTTGTTGCACTCGAATGGACGTATGTTGAGGACTTATTGGCGGTTGGCATTCAACCTGTTGGGGTTGCGGACATTCAGGAGTATCATAATTGGGTGAACATCGATGCCAAATTAAATGACGATGTAACAGATGTCGGGGGGCGTCAAGAGCCGAACTTAGAGGCAATTGCCGCACTTGAACCAGATTTGATCATCGGCGTGAAATTCCGTCATGAAAGCATGCTTAAAGAATTAGAAGGAATCGCGCCGACGGTTATTTTCAATCCATATCCTGAAGATGAAAGTGTAGATCATTATCAAGAGATGATAGATACATTTAATGAAATTGCAAAAGCAGTCAATAAAACAGATGAAGCGAAAAAAGTATTGGCTGACCTTGACGCCAAATATGAAGAAGCAAAAGAGAAAATCGCAAAAGCGGATTTGAAAACGAAAGATGTTATATTAACGAATGCATATACCGGCCCTCAGGCACCCGAAATTCGAGTAATGACGCCAAACTCGATGACCTCGCAAATCATTGAGAAAATCGGCTTGAAAAACGTACATGTACCCGATCAATATGAAATGTTCGGATCCAGCACGTTTAACGTTGAAGGATTAACAAAATACGAAGATGCGAACTATTTATACACTGTACAAGCCGAAGACAATATTTATGAAAACCAATTAAAAGAGAATGCCGTTTGGAAAAACTTGAATTTCGTGAAAGAAGATCGCTTATTCAACCTTGGCGGAGATACTTGGTTATACGGAGGTCCTCTCTCAGCTGAAACGCTGTTGAATAAAATCGTGGATTCAATGGTAACAAAATAA
- a CDS encoding iron ABC transporter permease, with the protein MARTAGGKRSFYIMVVGFFLLTLLSFIHLTQGQADYTVSQLVKEVWTEGRVQDIVLSLRLPRLVIGILAGGALAVAGAVLQTLTNNPLASASTLGINAGAYFFVVISMIFFPAVLGNFPFIVALAGAVLSSVLVVALAGKQMEPVRVALTGMIISLLFASLTGSLQLLFENQTNGLFLWGSGTLVQLNWDGVSFAGPIIGIFFVASLILSKPMDTLSLGEDIASSLGQNVRFVKLLAWAVAIVLAASTVSVVGPIGFVGLMAPHIVRMLGVRGHFQIFLQSFLWGSVMLIGADVLGRLIQPGQEVPVGAMTALIGGPWLLYLAWKTAKTHSRGDRQMGGTLKPVRLPIVVTVVVVLLIVIMSFALSFNGSAWTIEWLKPVVWNFRVPRVLTAFIVGVMLAVAGVLLQGVLRNPLADASILGVTSMGGAGAMMLLVLFPALPVQYMPLGAVVGAAIALGIILGTSWKNNFQPMLVALMGIAISAFGSAATQVFVVKAKLAVAAALVWLSGSTYAKGWDDVQLAVLLFALFIGPAIYLTRSLDTLTFGDDVASGLGLSVKSTRVWALVIGVAISTAAVSIVGTIGFVGLVAPHIARRLVGFRHLPLIIVSGLLGGLLLVTADFVGRIIIAPKDIPSGLIVALIGTPYLLYLLRKMK; encoded by the coding sequence ATGGCCAGAACAGCAGGAGGAAAAAGATCCTTTTATATTATGGTTGTCGGCTTTTTTCTGTTGACCCTGCTCTCTTTTATTCACCTAACGCAAGGGCAAGCCGATTATACGGTTTCGCAATTAGTAAAAGAAGTATGGACAGAAGGGCGTGTGCAAGACATCGTCCTTTCTCTTCGTCTCCCGCGCTTAGTTATTGGAATTTTGGCGGGCGGCGCTCTCGCGGTGGCGGGCGCTGTCTTACAGACGTTAACGAATAATCCGTTGGCGTCTGCAAGCACGCTCGGCATAAATGCAGGCGCGTACTTCTTCGTAGTGATCTCGATGATATTCTTTCCGGCGGTACTCGGGAATTTTCCGTTTATTGTTGCTTTAGCGGGTGCAGTATTGTCCTCTGTTCTTGTTGTGGCACTGGCGGGAAAACAGATGGAACCGGTGCGCGTTGCACTGACCGGAATGATTATTTCGTTATTGTTTGCATCCTTAACCGGATCGTTGCAGTTATTATTTGAAAACCAAACGAACGGTTTATTTTTATGGGGCTCGGGGACACTTGTTCAGTTGAATTGGGACGGCGTGTCATTTGCGGGACCGATTATCGGGATATTTTTTGTGGCTTCGTTAATTTTGTCCAAACCAATGGACACGTTATCGCTCGGCGAGGATATCGCATCGTCACTTGGCCAAAATGTCCGCTTTGTAAAATTGCTGGCATGGGCTGTTGCGATTGTACTAGCAGCTTCAACGGTAAGTGTTGTCGGTCCAATTGGTTTTGTTGGTTTGATGGCACCTCATATCGTTCGGATGCTCGGGGTTCGAGGTCACTTTCAAATTTTCCTTCAGTCATTTTTGTGGGGAAGTGTCATGTTGATCGGGGCAGATGTGTTAGGACGCTTAATTCAACCGGGGCAAGAAGTTCCGGTCGGAGCTATGACTGCGTTGATTGGCGGACCTTGGTTATTATACTTAGCATGGAAAACTGCGAAAACGCATAGCCGGGGAGATCGTCAAATGGGCGGCACTTTAAAGCCTGTGAGACTTCCAATAGTTGTAACGGTTGTAGTGGTACTCCTTATTGTTATTATGTCATTCGCTTTGTCGTTTAACGGTTCCGCTTGGACAATTGAGTGGTTGAAACCTGTCGTTTGGAATTTTCGAGTTCCACGTGTGTTAACCGCGTTTATTGTTGGTGTTATGCTTGCAGTTGCAGGCGTTTTATTGCAAGGGGTATTACGAAATCCGTTGGCGGATGCCAGTATTTTAGGCGTGACATCGATGGGCGGCGCGGGCGCAATGATGCTGCTGGTGTTATTCCCCGCACTTCCGGTTCAATATATGCCGCTTGGCGCAGTTGTCGGGGCGGCCATCGCTCTAGGAATTATTTTGGGGACTTCGTGGAAGAACAATTTCCAGCCGATGCTCGTTGCACTAATGGGAATTGCAATTTCCGCGTTCGGATCGGCTGCCACTCAAGTCTTTGTTGTGAAAGCTAAACTCGCTGTTGCGGCTGCACTCGTTTGGCTATCAGGAAGCACCTATGCAAAAGGTTGGGACGATGTACAACTCGCCGTATTGTTATTTGCGTTATTTATTGGTCCCGCGATTTATTTGACGCGTAGCTTAGACACGTTGACTTTCGGCGATGATGTTGCGTCAGGACTTGGATTATCTGTAAAATCAACTCGTGTTTGGGCATTGGTTATTGGCGTTGCAATAAGTACAGCAGCCGTTTCTATTGTGGGTACAATTGGTTTTGTAGGCTTAGTTGCACCGCATATCGCCCGTCGGCTAGTCGGATTCCGGCATCTGCCATTAATCATCGTTTCCGGATTATTAGGCGGATTGCTTCTCGTTACTGCAGATTTCGTCGGGCGAATTATCATTGCGCCGAAGGACATTCCAAGCGGTTTGATTGTCGCGCTAATCGGCACACCTTACTTGCTTTATTTGCTTCGTAAAATGAAATGA